From the Gossypium hirsutum isolate 1008001.06 chromosome A02, Gossypium_hirsutum_v2.1, whole genome shotgun sequence genome, the window atataaaatcataatcaTCGGACCAAAATGGCTTTTTCTCATATCAACATCCGTCGGTCCACACACTTCAATAGGTGAAGAAGATGCCCAAAACCCACAACTTCACATAAACTATAATATCTACGTTTTAATGtattcttatttaaatttaattaatattaattaattaattatatttattattaattttaattaattatatttaaataaaattattaatatttatttataaacctTCGACTATTATTTTTGCTTATCTAATGATGATATCGTATTATTATTTATGTGTATGAAACTTATACACTAACGGCCCATCAAATATTCTCTCATATgattaaacttttcaaaagctttCGTAAagattaaacaaaaataataataatgcaattatTGTCTCCGTAAATACATTTTTAGTCAAAATTTGGTATTAATacattcataaaattaaattcatatcATAATTTAAGGACATTGGATGAAATTAACCCCTTAATATTATGAAACCTGTATAAAGCCTGAAGCTTTCATCAATCATCATCTAGTCTCCTCATATCGTCACTGAACCCCCTCAAAAAAACACCACCACCGTCCAAAAAGTCCGATCAAAACATAATGTTCATCAACACAAGCACTGATCTTCCCCTTCCCCAAAACAAGACAACCCTCGAAATCAAGCATGAAGACGACAGCAAGTTCTTTGCCAAGCTTTTATCTAAACAAAACTCAATGGGAAGAAACCCTTCTTTCAGGGTCTACTATGGCGGAGCCTCCGGTTCTGTCCCTTTCACATGGGAATCTCGGCCAGGAACACCAAAACATGCATTCGCCGGTACATCTTTAGTTCCTCCACTAACTCCTCCACCGTCGTACTACACCAAGTCTAATACAAACCCCGTAAAGAAACACTCGAGATCTGGTCTTTTGAACGCTTTGTTTTGGAAAATGGTATTGAGGTTGAAGAAAGCTAATGTTGTGCCTTCATGGTCGTCAACCACAAGTTCCGGGAAGTATCAGAGGAGACGGTTATCGACCCCGAGCTCCT encodes:
- the LOC107935937 gene encoding uncharacterized protein, which translates into the protein MFINTSTDLPLPQNKTTLEIKHEDDSKFFAKLLSKQNSMGRNPSFRVYYGGASGSVPFTWESRPGTPKHAFAGTSLVPPLTPPPSYYTKSNTNPVKKHSRSGLLNALFWKMVLRLKKANVVPSWSSTTSSGKYQRRRLSTPSSSFDSRMDDEGIAAVGSGPSTRCFAVGRGRSTIGKCRGCYCC